In one Nocardioides sp. NBC_00368 genomic region, the following are encoded:
- a CDS encoding XRE family transcriptional regulator: MDTWTGADARRLRKVALRMSLREFADHLGVPHRTVSKWEQAGAAREPRPHMQAILDTALAQADDAAKARFAQAGASNDLPDKPDEDHPSPDTPRHGRTPAPDRRQFLQTLGAVGAVGMGASLDGIAHELEALAPRATVSEADIARLRSAGDFFSSWSHAHGSEQIGHAVSSEMSRAANLLKLPCPPRLRPELLAAVGQLGVATGALLFDSHQHQLADRVLAFATACAEDCGDWHLRAKSLSWRARQAVWVGDAEGALTLSELGLVRHDRLTATEQAMLFTAVARAHGRRGDVDATLQAVGEADDAFARADPGNDVPWMAYYDYAQHCGDTGHALAELAVHGVRVEDTTRRLAIAVDQHPDTYIRSRAISGFKLAALTMRTGDPDHAVEIAQAAVDDAAGVLSKRLHRTAMEIAQSARLHQHDQRDQVAEVLETVRTVGVAS; encoded by the coding sequence GTGGATACGTGGACGGGAGCGGATGCACGGCGGCTGCGCAAGGTCGCACTGCGCATGAGCCTGCGCGAGTTCGCCGACCACCTCGGTGTCCCTCACCGGACAGTTTCGAAGTGGGAACAGGCGGGCGCCGCACGTGAGCCGAGACCCCACATGCAGGCCATCCTCGACACAGCCCTGGCCCAGGCAGACGACGCCGCCAAGGCTCGGTTCGCACAAGCGGGGGCATCCAACGACCTGCCAGACAAACCCGACGAGGATCATCCGTCGCCCGATACGCCGCGTCACGGGCGCACGCCGGCACCAGACCGCCGCCAGTTCCTGCAGACCCTCGGTGCGGTCGGTGCAGTTGGGATGGGTGCATCGCTCGATGGGATTGCGCACGAGCTGGAGGCTCTGGCCCCGAGAGCGACGGTCAGTGAGGCTGACATTGCTCGCCTGCGCTCCGCCGGGGACTTCTTCAGCTCGTGGTCCCATGCGCACGGGAGCGAGCAGATTGGTCATGCCGTCTCGTCAGAGATGAGCCGCGCGGCGAACCTGCTGAAGCTGCCGTGCCCGCCGCGGCTCCGGCCCGAGCTGCTCGCTGCGGTCGGTCAGCTCGGTGTCGCCACCGGTGCTCTGCTGTTCGACTCCCATCAGCACCAGCTCGCTGATCGGGTTCTGGCCTTTGCCACCGCTTGTGCCGAGGACTGCGGTGACTGGCACCTTCGCGCGAAGTCGTTGTCCTGGCGCGCACGACAAGCGGTTTGGGTTGGCGACGCCGAGGGCGCGCTGACCCTTTCGGAGCTGGGGCTCGTTCGGCACGACCGGCTCACGGCGACGGAGCAGGCCATGCTGTTTACCGCGGTGGCCCGTGCCCATGGTCGGCGGGGCGATGTCGATGCGACGCTGCAGGCGGTTGGTGAAGCTGATGATGCGTTCGCCCGGGCCGATCCCGGCAACGACGTGCCGTGGATGGCCTACTACGACTACGCCCAGCACTGTGGCGACACCGGGCATGCCCTTGCCGAGCTGGCCGTCCACGGCGTACGCGTCGAGGACACGACGCGCCGGCTCGCCATCGCGGTCGACCAGCACCCCGATACCTACATCCGATCGCGGGCGATCAGCGGGTTCAAGCTGGCTGCGCTCACCATGCGCACCGGCGACCCGGACCACGCAGTCGAGATCGCCCAGGCTGCTGTCGATGACGCAGCAGGTGTGCTTTCCAAGCGGCTGCATCGGACTGCGATGGAGATCGCCCAGTCTGCGCGACTTCATCAGCACGATCAGCGCGATCAAGTGGCTGAAGTGCTGGAGACCGTCCGTACCGTTGGCGTCGCCTCGTGA
- a CDS encoding TetR/AcrR family transcriptional regulator: MSSAARRPRPGRPRHIPPVDSNLSPREQILDVCARLFTQYGYAATSTRDIADAVGIRQASLYYHFAGKPGILEELLARTVRPTIDLLDRIEAVADEHGAASALYALVMIDTATLAKAPHNCGRLPSFPDVRSQEEWQPYKLIHRDLVIAYDRLGREVAGKDVNGTWIENLVEIVVANRAEGLIVDEAERHIVATSVLRACGATHEQITTAKAVAWAELLDE; this comes from the coding sequence ATGAGTTCCGCAGCCAGACGTCCTCGCCCCGGCCGGCCCCGGCATATCCCGCCAGTCGACAGCAACCTGTCGCCTCGCGAGCAGATTCTCGACGTGTGCGCCCGACTGTTCACGCAGTATGGTTACGCTGCTACCTCCACGAGAGACATTGCCGACGCGGTCGGGATCAGACAGGCGTCGCTTTACTACCACTTCGCCGGGAAGCCCGGAATCCTCGAGGAACTACTCGCGCGGACCGTGCGGCCCACAATCGACCTGCTCGACAGGATCGAGGCCGTCGCCGATGAGCACGGCGCAGCAAGCGCGTTGTATGCCTTAGTGATGATCGACACGGCCACCCTCGCGAAGGCCCCGCACAACTGCGGTCGGCTGCCTTCGTTCCCCGACGTGCGTTCGCAGGAGGAGTGGCAGCCGTACAAGCTGATCCACCGCGACCTCGTCATAGCCTACGACCGGCTCGGTCGTGAGGTCGCCGGCAAGGACGTCAACGGAACTTGGATCGAGAACCTGGTCGAGATCGTGGTGGCCAACCGCGCCGAAGGGCTGATCGTTGATGAGGCCGAGCGCCACATAGTGGCGACGAGCGTGCTCAGGGCCTGCGGAGCCACCCACGAGCAGATCACCACCGCGAAGGCCGTTGCCTGGGCCGAACTGCTAGACGAGTAG
- a CDS encoding GNAT family N-acetyltransferase, with protein sequence MIKDSPHFTSELDGPIREVHRALRGILPPTAMTAGDDELLAHVVDDLDWLYRLANEAIIAERGPRMTWPGTITDEEDFPPLIVMTVDMDEGTLSDPAGADCLTRWSSDDVDWRDTAPAQAALAYKRETRWDTPPDQAGVWIIAASPYKLNGETFRGNLVGFAVFHDRDDDGEYESLAHIWTAAAWRRRGIGGRLIRAARDLMPIKSVEEPITNNGQALLGSVARDLLQTE encoded by the coding sequence ATGATCAAGGACTCCCCGCACTTCACTTCCGAACTGGATGGTCCGATCCGTGAGGTGCACCGCGCTCTTCGTGGGATCCTGCCGCCCACCGCCATGACGGCGGGAGATGATGAATTGCTCGCGCATGTCGTCGATGACCTCGATTGGCTCTACCGCCTGGCCAACGAAGCGATCATCGCCGAAAGAGGCCCGCGGATGACCTGGCCTGGAACCATAACGGACGAGGAAGACTTCCCACCGCTCATCGTCATGACCGTCGACATGGACGAGGGCACCCTCAGTGATCCAGCGGGTGCAGACTGCTTGACCAGGTGGAGTTCCGACGACGTCGACTGGAGAGACACAGCGCCGGCGCAAGCAGCACTGGCCTACAAGCGCGAGACCCGTTGGGACACACCACCCGACCAAGCTGGCGTCTGGATCATCGCCGCGAGTCCATACAAGTTGAACGGCGAAACCTTTCGCGGCAACCTCGTCGGTTTCGCGGTCTTCCACGACCGCGACGATGACGGCGAGTACGAATCCCTAGCCCACATCTGGACGGCAGCCGCGTGGCGTCGCCGGGGCATCGGCGGTCGACTGATCCGCGCTGCCCGAGACCTGATGCCCATCAAGAGCGTCGAAGAACCGATCACGAACAACGGGCAGGCGCTGCTCGGATCTGTCGCTCGCGATCTTCTTCAGACTGAATAG
- a CDS encoding DUF6112 family protein has product MASLRLVPSRVYPDLGAVADASELRRVVGALLTYGLLTSMLMLIVCAAAWAIASSRGNWHAADKAKTGLVVSLAGAVLVGGALAWANWLIGIGNQFQ; this is encoded by the coding sequence ATGGCATCGCTCCGCCTCGTACCCTCCCGCGTCTATCCCGATCTCGGAGCCGTCGCCGACGCATCTGAGCTTCGCCGCGTCGTCGGTGCGCTGCTGACCTACGGCCTGCTCACCTCGATGCTCATGCTCATCGTTTGCGCCGCAGCATGGGCGATTGCTTCTTCCCGCGGAAACTGGCACGCGGCCGATAAGGCGAAGACCGGCCTCGTTGTTTCCTTGGCGGGCGCCGTTCTCGTCGGCGGCGCACTCGCCTGGGCGAACTGGCTCATCGGCATCGGCAACCAGTTCCAGTGA
- a CDS encoding M23 family metallopeptidase, with product MLALVLFLSPTAYLLGVTVLAVAALGSDGACGPSVGEVPDSLAVATADGVHLTLDRTQLSRAATIVTIGGQTKGVGRDGVRIALMAALTESSLRMLANAGAYPESARFPNDGDGGDHDSLGLFQMRPSTGWGTVAQLMEATYQARAFFGGPRGPNRGSPRGLLDIPGWRSMSPGAAAQAVEVSAFPDRYARYAPVADAILEALTSQPKAGKTPAVTQTARVVFPLPAKTWAKSSGYGSRTDPVTHIDTIHSGTDYAAPLGTPILAIADGRVVFAGAVSSGYAHLILIEHTVAGRQVFSGYAHMYAEGIHVREGDVVVAGQHIADVGADGKATGPHLHFEIRHDGTYASAIDPAPWLADHGAVDLIEPLRSSGQRC from the coding sequence GTGCTCGCGCTCGTCCTGTTCCTCTCACCGACGGCTTACCTCTTGGGAGTCACCGTACTGGCTGTCGCCGCGCTCGGGAGCGACGGTGCTTGCGGCCCCAGCGTCGGCGAGGTTCCTGACAGTCTGGCGGTGGCCACAGCCGACGGCGTCCACCTGACGCTCGACCGCACGCAGCTCTCCAGGGCCGCGACCATCGTGACGATCGGTGGGCAGACCAAGGGGGTAGGCCGAGATGGCGTACGCATCGCTCTCATGGCCGCGCTCACCGAATCAAGCCTTCGCATGCTCGCCAACGCGGGCGCCTACCCTGAGTCCGCGCGATTCCCCAACGACGGAGACGGCGGCGATCACGACTCGCTCGGCCTCTTCCAGATGAGACCGTCGACAGGCTGGGGCACGGTCGCGCAGCTCATGGAGGCGACCTACCAGGCGCGGGCGTTCTTCGGCGGCCCGCGCGGCCCAAACCGCGGCTCACCTCGCGGTCTCCTTGACATCCCCGGCTGGCGTTCGATGAGCCCTGGGGCCGCCGCCCAGGCGGTCGAGGTCTCAGCCTTTCCCGATCGGTATGCCCGGTATGCCCCGGTCGCTGACGCCATCCTCGAGGCGTTGACGTCGCAGCCCAAAGCTGGCAAGACGCCGGCCGTTACCCAGACGGCCCGCGTCGTCTTCCCGCTCCCAGCGAAGACCTGGGCGAAGTCCAGCGGATACGGCTCACGCACCGATCCGGTCACCCACATCGACACCATCCATTCCGGCACCGACTACGCGGCACCGCTCGGTACGCCGATCCTGGCGATCGCGGACGGCCGAGTCGTCTTCGCGGGCGCCGTCTCGTCCGGCTACGCGCATCTGATCCTGATCGAGCACACCGTCGCCGGTCGCCAAGTGTTCTCAGGCTATGCCCACATGTACGCCGAGGGCATCCATGTCCGCGAAGGAGATGTCGTCGTTGCCGGGCAGCACATCGCCGATGTCGGAGCCGACGGGAAAGCGACCGGACCCCACCTGCACTTCGAGATCCGGCACGATGGAACGTACGCGTCTGCGATCGATCCGGCGCCGTGGCTTGCAGACCACGGCGCCGTCGACCTCATCGAACCGCTCAGGTCCTCTGGCCAACGTTGCTGA
- a CDS encoding cell wall protein — protein MPPRRILIAIAILATFGAMLGACLAFAGPSNAPSPADSPSASRTDPGHRSPPGTTSISPVEKTDNPETFAVSVASALFDWDTTTAIPLSDYTGRILAVADPSGEESAGLVTDLATYLPSPASWADLRGYRVRQWIDINSYAVPDSWDETRADDAGRELAAGTTAFTVSGLRRRSGIWQGEQAQTVERVTFTVFITCRPTYDECKLLRLSQLNHPLP, from the coding sequence ATGCCGCCACGCCGCATCCTCATCGCGATCGCAATCCTGGCAACTTTCGGTGCCATGCTCGGTGCCTGCCTGGCTTTCGCAGGGCCGAGCAATGCGCCGAGCCCCGCCGATTCTCCCTCGGCTTCGCGTACGGATCCTGGTCATAGATCGCCGCCAGGCACGACCAGCATCAGCCCCGTCGAGAAGACCGACAACCCGGAGACGTTCGCTGTCTCGGTCGCCAGCGCACTCTTCGACTGGGATACGACCACGGCGATTCCCCTCTCGGACTACACCGGCCGCATCCTTGCCGTCGCCGACCCGTCTGGGGAGGAGTCCGCAGGTCTGGTGACCGACCTGGCCACGTACCTGCCCTCGCCTGCTTCGTGGGCGGACCTACGCGGCTATCGCGTCCGGCAGTGGATCGATATCAATTCCTATGCCGTCCCCGACTCGTGGGACGAGACAAGAGCCGACGACGCCGGCCGCGAGCTCGCCGCCGGCACGACGGCTTTCACGGTCTCGGGGCTCCGACGCCGCTCAGGCATCTGGCAAGGCGAGCAGGCTCAGACCGTCGAACGCGTCACTTTCACGGTGTTCATCACGTGCCGCCCGACGTACGACGAATGCAAGCTGCTTCGCCTGTCCCAGCTCAACCATCCGCTCCCCTGA
- a CDS encoding ParB/RepB/Spo0J family partition protein yields MSDRGYIELERTVDSITVGVRHRNDLGDIDKLMASIEHLGLLQPITIAPDGALLCGRRRLEAVKRLGWRSVRVWVRSGISDQLNQLFALKDENLLHKPFSPTEAAELYRELKQVMEEDAARRQAATRFGAQADHTGSHGGVDSTPPSPGKTRAQASTAITGADSHQRLDRIGEIQDVATASEMPEAVRQVAAESLNAIDEGASVSAAHRTVRQVASAADKPGLATIAQEAIDRIHQPRSRRPKPTAWSARAFVITWTEMDGWWTHYDPTEIGPALSDADWELFESVLAGTTDFARAARQARTDQPDATSPAANS; encoded by the coding sequence ATGTCTGACCGGGGCTACATCGAGCTGGAGCGCACCGTCGACTCCATTACCGTCGGCGTACGCCACCGCAACGACCTGGGCGACATCGACAAGCTGATGGCATCCATCGAGCACCTCGGATTGCTCCAACCCATCACCATCGCGCCCGATGGCGCGCTCCTGTGCGGCCGCCGCCGACTCGAGGCCGTCAAGCGGCTCGGCTGGCGCAGCGTACGAGTCTGGGTGCGCTCTGGCATCTCGGACCAACTCAACCAGCTCTTCGCGCTCAAGGACGAGAACCTTCTCCACAAGCCCTTCTCCCCCACCGAGGCCGCCGAGCTCTACCGCGAGCTCAAACAGGTCATGGAGGAAGACGCTGCCCGCCGACAGGCGGCGACCCGCTTCGGCGCTCAGGCAGACCACACGGGAAGCCACGGTGGTGTTGATTCAACACCACCGTCACCGGGCAAGACCCGTGCGCAGGCGTCGACCGCTATCACCGGCGCCGACTCCCACCAGCGCCTGGACCGCATCGGCGAGATCCAGGATGTCGCTACGGCGAGTGAGATGCCAGAAGCAGTACGCCAGGTCGCAGCCGAGTCCCTGAATGCGATCGACGAGGGAGCGTCGGTCAGCGCTGCGCACCGGACCGTCCGCCAGGTTGCCAGCGCAGCAGACAAGCCAGGTCTCGCCACGATCGCCCAAGAAGCCATCGACCGGATCCATCAGCCCCGGTCACGACGCCCCAAGCCCACCGCGTGGTCAGCTCGTGCCTTCGTCATCACATGGACCGAGATGGACGGCTGGTGGACGCACTACGACCCCACCGAGATCGGACCCGCGCTCAGCGACGCGGACTGGGAGCTCTTCGAGAGTGTGCTCGCCGGCACCACCGACTTCGCGCGCGCCGCACGACAAGCGCGCACCGACCAGCCCGATGCAACCTCGCCGGCGGCCAATTCCTAG
- a CDS encoding serine/arginine repetitive matrix protein 2, translated as MTSDVVLAPFTTPEGLRALLTRLHDAGEGSWVDDPEAAELVRYTIDKYAALARRHRQEPEDAASAAYEVMLTSAARNATDPWAVVTRAVQITMIAEERAEGLLCSTMRARRAEMTAYHDAERFSDRENPVYDYHPAFRWQTDEDELLNRLDGHHDLDGPGTGAYVAADMAVAIFVAFGWPEDSARATIDCICGRLTVSGSRPTAHQTLRRDHAARAALDLDRRSWATTLRIVLGSPNPERAQTASGRGLLQRLALGFSPQEVLDDDQLVVALSRTATQVQRGPAHV; from the coding sequence ATGACCAGCGATGTCGTGCTCGCGCCGTTCACCACCCCAGAGGGTCTGCGAGCGCTTCTCACGCGGTTGCACGACGCCGGCGAAGGATCCTGGGTCGACGACCCCGAGGCTGCTGAGCTCGTCCGCTACACGATCGACAAGTACGCCGCACTCGCCCGCCGCCACCGCCAGGAGCCCGAGGACGCAGCCAGCGCGGCGTACGAAGTGATGCTCACGTCCGCTGCGCGGAACGCGACGGATCCGTGGGCGGTGGTCACGCGAGCCGTCCAGATCACGATGATCGCCGAGGAACGGGCTGAGGGGCTGTTGTGCTCGACGATGCGGGCTCGACGGGCCGAGATGACCGCGTACCACGACGCCGAGCGGTTCAGTGATCGGGAGAATCCGGTCTACGACTACCACCCGGCCTTCCGGTGGCAGACCGATGAGGACGAGCTCCTCAACCGGCTGGATGGCCACCACGATCTGGATGGTCCAGGCACCGGCGCCTATGTTGCCGCAGACATGGCGGTTGCCATCTTCGTCGCCTTCGGCTGGCCTGAGGACAGCGCGCGAGCCACGATCGACTGCATCTGTGGTCGACTGACGGTGTCAGGTTCACGGCCGACTGCTCACCAGACTCTGCGGCGAGACCATGCCGCTCGAGCAGCTCTCGACCTGGACCGACGCAGCTGGGCGACAACCCTGCGGATCGTGCTGGGCAGCCCGAACCCCGAGCGTGCTCAGACCGCCTCCGGCCGGGGACTCCTCCAGCGACTCGCTCTGGGATTCAGCCCGCAGGAGGTGCTCGACGACGACCAGCTGGTCGTCGCTCTCTCCCGCACCGCAACTCAAGTCCAGCGAGGGCCGGCTCATGTCTGA
- a CDS encoding bifunctional DNA primase/polymerase, which produces MNDAPNLTPHWSPQTMRDAAAAGSLKDAAVALATTRIPVFPCVPGGKEPLTLRGFKDASISIRQVQRWWQRHPDANIGIPTGAASGLAAVDVDVHGDRTGFAAFDRAGRAGLVDRWSWLVRTPSGGLHAYFRPIDPEMRSWSLPGQHLDFRGDGGYVIAPPSRISNSDATSRAYQVIAVAQHQARPLDSDALRRFLDPPRAVRPPAALTLGDARPDRLAHWVATRPEGARNQSLFWAACRMAEGGQRYDVAVSMLGDAAQTAGLPSREAESTIRSAYRIASRLGPQQTRGSGRGPTRTSEAVAI; this is translated from the coding sequence ATGAACGACGCACCCAACCTCACCCCGCATTGGTCGCCACAGACGATGCGCGATGCCGCAGCGGCGGGCAGCTTGAAGGATGCGGCGGTCGCGCTCGCGACCACCAGGATCCCTGTGTTCCCATGCGTACCGGGCGGCAAGGAACCGCTCACGCTACGCGGGTTCAAGGACGCTTCCATCAGCATCCGCCAGGTCCAGCGCTGGTGGCAGCGTCATCCTGACGCGAACATCGGCATCCCTACCGGCGCCGCGAGCGGACTCGCCGCGGTCGACGTCGATGTGCATGGCGACCGGACCGGGTTCGCCGCGTTCGACCGAGCGGGACGAGCTGGACTCGTGGACCGGTGGAGCTGGCTGGTGCGTACGCCGTCTGGCGGCTTGCACGCCTACTTCCGGCCGATCGATCCGGAGATGCGGTCGTGGTCACTGCCCGGGCAGCATCTCGACTTCCGCGGGGACGGTGGCTACGTCATCGCGCCGCCCTCGCGGATCTCCAACTCCGACGCGACCAGCCGCGCCTACCAGGTCATCGCTGTCGCGCAGCACCAGGCTCGTCCGCTCGACTCTGATGCACTTCGTCGCTTCCTGGACCCGCCGAGAGCCGTACGCCCGCCGGCAGCGCTGACGCTCGGCGACGCTCGACCCGACCGGCTCGCTCACTGGGTCGCCACGCGCCCGGAGGGCGCGAGGAACCAGAGCTTGTTCTGGGCAGCCTGCCGGATGGCTGAGGGCGGACAACGGTACGACGTCGCGGTGTCCATGCTCGGTGATGCGGCACAGACCGCCGGCCTCCCGAGTCGAGAGGCCGAGTCGACGATCCGATCCGCGTACCGAATCGCCTCCCGGCTCGGTCCGCAGCAGACCCGTGGGAGCGGCCGGGGCCCTACCCGGACGAGTGAGGCGGTGGCGATATGA
- a CDS encoding LysM peptidoglycan-binding domain-containing protein, translating to MNIAVRLRGLIASIAIVVFTAGTPVLLLRIDAVPDFTQFTRDRLMMPDDGSLLLQVITALAWLFWGLWTISVAIAIPSQVRGLRAPRLPGLTLPQNAANNLVATAALLFITVPSAHSGAPAANTYVPVATAAAEVDPSPETVSSPVRTASALTKSYEASGPPHGTTKHYQVKRGDSLWKIAQTHLGRGSRYTEIVELNREVLATQPDWLIAGTDLLIPVDEAPEVEVQDTATYVVEPGDTLSEIAETELGDADAYPRIVEASEDTVQRDGRQLTDPDLIVTGWKLTIPGQAPSLTPDEGARPAPVPSPPRQPPPMTAPGVTPSGPTSSPAPTNRQPVATHPSEEAGAQRGSDAVDTDAEVTPGWLLPGLAGAGTVLAGSLLLVLRQLRRTQMRHRRPGHMIAPPPRELRPVAKSIHLVGNTGATYVTDLDRTLRTLSVDSAPPDLVSAEVADGSVTLHLADPVDKLPWPWHGEGTTWSAPLDSDVTVDDQRPAYPLLVAVGRDDDDRDWLVNLEQLQEIVITGDRDRAMDFATYVAAELAINPWSCLARVDLLGIGAELDGLSPDRLHSHADDDVVFLDWLASELDPTAAVDRDLGPDRFRVVLTTANHAETVRPVSEIIAEHPGRPGAAVVLVDPERDGAHGAVCVLEVGIDGRLRALTLDLDIHAAGLSPDEAKACAAIVDATRATTNEPIPATAEPTTVTESLTDSAGAVRSDLVDSRPADLTEPAGNEAVLAGPTAAYVEASATTAEDVATEAPLVPAAVSRELIDGDAHLDRDRHRWNDPDARVPKLVLLGPLNARAPGERPPDRKPYYVEVLAYLVIHPEGVTTDQIQDAFHIRPARIYTVLAMLRAWLGTNPDTGEPYLPNAQKSAQADGGAKAIYRVRGVLCDLDLFRRLRARAQARGADGIGDLTAALDLVTGAPFSNQRDNGWAWLLDDAIDHIAQCAIVDVAHTVIDHALTTGDHDLARRTAEAVIKAVPADETARLDLIKVAATTGHVTLAAQQLVDEIYNRSDDDLGPIELPERAREIVDRHLRHLAHRRQAG from the coding sequence ATGAATATCGCTGTACGTCTCCGCGGACTCATCGCCTCGATCGCGATCGTCGTCTTCACCGCGGGCACGCCGGTCCTCCTGCTGCGGATCGACGCGGTTCCTGACTTCACCCAGTTCACCCGGGACCGACTGATGATGCCCGATGACGGCTCCCTCCTGCTCCAAGTGATCACGGCCCTCGCTTGGTTGTTCTGGGGGCTCTGGACCATCTCCGTGGCCATCGCGATCCCGTCTCAAGTTCGTGGCCTACGCGCGCCACGACTCCCCGGCTTGACGCTTCCCCAGAACGCCGCGAACAACCTGGTTGCCACCGCCGCGCTGCTCTTCATCACTGTCCCCTCAGCCCACTCCGGCGCTCCGGCGGCCAACACCTACGTTCCCGTCGCCACCGCTGCCGCGGAGGTTGATCCGTCGCCCGAGACTGTCAGCAGCCCGGTACGGACTGCGTCGGCTCTGACGAAGAGTTATGAGGCATCCGGCCCGCCCCATGGAACGACCAAGCACTACCAGGTCAAACGCGGTGACAGCCTCTGGAAGATCGCACAGACACACCTCGGCCGGGGCAGCCGCTACACCGAGATTGTGGAGCTCAACCGCGAGGTCCTGGCGACTCAGCCCGACTGGCTCATCGCCGGCACCGATCTGCTCATCCCGGTCGACGAAGCACCTGAAGTCGAGGTTCAGGATACCGCGACGTACGTCGTCGAGCCCGGTGACACCCTCTCCGAGATCGCGGAGACGGAGCTCGGAGACGCCGACGCATACCCGAGGATCGTCGAGGCATCTGAGGACACTGTTCAGCGGGACGGTAGGCAGCTGACCGACCCTGACCTCATCGTCACGGGCTGGAAGCTGACAATCCCAGGACAGGCGCCAAGTCTCACCCCTGATGAGGGTGCGCGCCCGGCACCTGTCCCGTCTCCACCCCGCCAACCTCCGCCGATGACAGCTCCCGGAGTCACTCCATCTGGACCCACCTCTTCGCCGGCTCCAACGAACCGGCAACCGGTAGCCACGCATCCCAGCGAGGAAGCCGGTGCGCAGCGCGGCTCGGATGCCGTCGACACTGATGCCGAGGTGACTCCCGGATGGTTGTTGCCGGGCCTCGCAGGGGCAGGCACGGTGCTCGCCGGGTCACTACTGCTGGTGCTGCGGCAGCTCCGCCGTACGCAGATGCGCCATCGACGACCTGGCCACATGATCGCGCCCCCGCCCCGCGAACTCCGCCCCGTCGCCAAGAGCATCCATCTCGTCGGGAACACCGGCGCGACGTACGTGACCGACCTCGACCGGACGCTCCGCACGCTATCCGTCGACTCCGCTCCTCCCGACCTCGTGAGCGCTGAAGTCGCCGATGGAAGCGTCACCCTCCATCTCGCCGATCCAGTCGACAAGCTGCCGTGGCCATGGCACGGGGAGGGTACGACCTGGTCAGCGCCGCTCGACTCTGATGTCACCGTCGACGACCAGCGACCGGCGTACCCGCTCTTGGTCGCAGTCGGACGGGACGACGACGATCGGGACTGGCTCGTCAACCTCGAGCAGCTGCAGGAGATCGTCATCACTGGTGACCGCGATCGCGCGATGGACTTTGCGACTTACGTGGCAGCAGAACTCGCGATCAACCCGTGGTCGTGCCTCGCTCGCGTCGACCTGCTCGGGATCGGCGCGGAGCTGGACGGGCTCAGCCCTGACCGACTGCACAGTCATGCTGATGACGACGTCGTGTTCCTCGACTGGCTTGCGAGCGAGCTCGACCCGACAGCCGCGGTCGACCGTGACCTCGGGCCAGACCGCTTCCGGGTCGTTCTCACAACGGCCAACCATGCTGAGACCGTTCGTCCGGTTTCGGAGATCATCGCCGAGCATCCTGGGAGACCTGGTGCCGCGGTCGTCCTCGTAGATCCGGAACGCGATGGCGCCCATGGTGCTGTGTGCGTCCTCGAAGTCGGCATCGACGGCCGGCTCCGCGCCCTGACGCTGGATCTCGACATTCACGCCGCGGGGCTCAGTCCGGACGAGGCCAAGGCGTGTGCTGCGATCGTGGACGCAACCCGTGCCACGACCAACGAGCCGATTCCGGCAACCGCGGAACCCACGACAGTCACCGAGAGTCTGACGGATTCGGCAGGGGCCGTCCGTAGCGACCTGGTGGATTCCCGGCCAGCTGACCTGACCGAACCTGCTGGCAACGAAGCCGTCCTTGCTGGGCCCACTGCAGCCTACGTCGAGGCGTCGGCAACCACTGCAGAAGATGTCGCGACCGAGGCACCGCTTGTCCCGGCCGCCGTCAGCCGCGAACTCATTGACGGTGACGCGCACCTCGATCGAGACCGTCACCGGTGGAACGACCCTGACGCGCGGGTGCCGAAACTCGTCCTGCTCGGGCCGCTCAACGCTAGGGCGCCCGGCGAACGGCCGCCCGACCGCAAGCCCTACTACGTCGAGGTTCTCGCGTATCTGGTTATTCACCCCGAGGGCGTCACCACCGACCAGATTCAAGACGCGTTCCACATCAGACCCGCCCGGATCTACACAGTTCTCGCCATGCTGCGGGCTTGGCTTGGCACTAACCCAGATACCGGCGAGCCCTACCTGCCCAACGCCCAGAAGAGTGCACAAGCAGATGGCGGCGCCAAGGCGATCTACCGTGTACGCGGCGTCCTCTGCGACCTCGACCTGTTCCGTCGTCTTCGGGCCCGAGCCCAAGCACGCGGCGCCGACGGCATCGGCGATCTCACTGCGGCCCTTGACCTCGTCACCGGCGCACCGTTCAGCAACCAGCGCGACAACGGCTGGGCTTGGCTGCTCGACGATGCGATCGACCACATTGCCCAGTGCGCGATCGTCGACGTCGCCCACACTGTCATCGACCACGCGTTGACCACTGGTGACCACGACCTCGCTCGTCGAACTGCCGAAGCCGTAATCAAGGCCGTTCCCGCCGACGAGACCGCGCGCCTCGACCTGATCAAGGTCGCGGCCACTACTGGCCACGTCACTCTCGCCGCCCAGCAGCTCGTGGATGAAATCTACAACCGCAGCGACGACGACCTCGGTCCCATCGAACTTCCCGAACGTGCCCGTGAGATCGTCGACCGGCACCTTCGACACCTCGCTCATCGCAGGCAAGCAGGCTGA